The Deltaproteobacteria bacterium genome window below encodes:
- a CDS encoding response regulator, translating into MPRTAKDDSASARSRTPVKDTYSTHDVAKICCVTPTTVIRWIEDGLIPAFKTVGGHRRVRRDDLERVCRERAIPFNLPTGTEVGRILVVDDEPVVLDLVRDVVKELNHKFDVEVAKDAFDAGRLVVAFRPQLIFLDLMMPGVDGFEVCHRLKKDPATANTEVIAITGYYTETNTERILGAGAAACLRKPLDVAEVRRHVVEAFHLRELGGNAGRQAAPREESSRVLIVTQNADFRARVRDELSSTEPVVEVLTAQTGADALLVAQSAPPHYVLLSLTVPDVESGAVIEKLTAAHAGVQIIAVHDAPTDDIRQAARAAGARMCLPTAAVTGSVRELLGV; encoded by the coding sequence ATGCCCCGAACCGCCAAGGACGATAGCGCGAGTGCCCGTAGCCGCACGCCGGTGAAGGACACCTACTCGACGCACGACGTCGCGAAGATCTGCTGCGTGACGCCGACCACGGTGATCCGCTGGATCGAGGACGGCCTCATCCCGGCGTTCAAGACCGTCGGTGGCCATCGTCGCGTGCGTCGCGACGATCTCGAGCGGGTCTGTCGCGAGCGCGCCATCCCGTTCAACCTGCCGACCGGCACCGAGGTCGGTCGCATCCTCGTGGTCGACGACGAGCCGGTCGTGCTCGATCTCGTGCGCGACGTGGTGAAGGAACTCAACCACAAGTTCGACGTCGAGGTCGCGAAGGATGCGTTCGACGCCGGCCGCTTGGTGGTCGCGTTCCGCCCGCAGCTCATCTTCCTCGATCTCATGATGCCGGGCGTCGACGGCTTCGAGGTGTGTCATCGCCTCAAGAAGGACCCCGCGACCGCCAACACCGAGGTCATCGCGATCACGGGCTACTACACCGAGACCAACACCGAGCGCATCCTCGGCGCCGGCGCGGCTGCGTGCCTGCGCAAGCCGCTCGACGTCGCCGAGGTCCGCCGCCACGTGGTCGAGGCCTTCCACCTGCGCGAGCTGGGCGGCAACGCTGGGCGCCAGGCCGCGCCGCGCGAGGAGTCGTCGCGCGTGCTCATCGTGACGCAGAACGCCGACTTCCGCGCCCGCGTGCGCGACGAGCTGTCGTCGACCGAGCCGGTCGTCGAAGTACTCACGGCGCAGACCGGCGCCGATGCGCTGCTGGTCGCGCAGTCGGCCCCGCCGCACTACGTGCTGCTCAGCTTGACGGTGCCCGACGTCGAGAGCGGCGCGGTGATCGAGAAGCTCACCGCGGCCCATGCCGGCGTGCAGATCATCGCGGTCCACGACGCACCCACCGACGACATCCGGCAGGCGGCGCGGGCCGCTGGCGCGCGCATGTGCCTGCCGACCGCGGCGGTCACCGGCAGCGTCCGCGAGCTGCTCGGCGTCTGA
- the ccsA gene encoding cytochrome c biogenesis protein CcsA produces MLLLLFIAAALFYGAATFAYGAEAGEPREPGRDGPSVMRRRARPLLSIAALLHTALIGLQCVDGDHPLKNIYLATSFGALVAALGYLALSRGRPLDALGAVMAPVGLCGLALGMAFSSVSGATLPTGGGIASAHVAFASGGLAGFTLAAAVAGLYLVTERRLRRKQFRAMQGTMSLTGLDRLHHRLVLLVTPVFTLAIVTGVLWILQGGGPHMLQGRVFEIVAAFVAWLASIALLVMRAAWGSRGRSSAWLTIAAFIAVVLIVVSYGVRG; encoded by the coding sequence ATGTTGCTGCTGCTCTTCATCGCCGCCGCGCTCTTCTATGGCGCGGCCACCTTCGCGTACGGGGCCGAGGCCGGCGAGCCACGCGAGCCCGGCCGTGACGGGCCGAGCGTGATGCGTCGTCGTGCGCGACCGCTGCTCAGCATCGCCGCGCTGCTGCATACCGCCCTCATCGGGCTGCAGTGTGTCGACGGCGATCATCCGCTGAAGAACATCTATCTCGCGACCAGCTTCGGCGCGCTGGTGGCCGCGCTCGGCTACCTCGCGCTCTCGCGCGGGCGCCCACTCGACGCGCTCGGGGCCGTGATGGCACCGGTCGGCCTGTGCGGTCTGGCGCTGGGCATGGCGTTCTCCAGCGTCAGCGGGGCCACGCTGCCGACCGGCGGCGGCATCGCGAGCGCCCACGTCGCGTTCGCGTCGGGCGGCCTGGCCGGCTTCACGCTGGCCGCCGCGGTCGCCGGTCTCTACCTGGTGACCGAGCGTCGCCTGCGTCGCAAGCAGTTCCGCGCCATGCAGGGCACGATGTCGCTCACCGGCCTCGATCGCCTGCACCACCGCCTGGTGCTGTTGGTGACGCCGGTGTTCACGCTGGCGATCGTCACCGGCGTGCTGTGGATCCTGCAGGGCGGCGGGCCGCACATGCTGCAGGGCCGGGTGTTCGAGATCGTCGCCGCGTTCGTCGCGTGGCTGGCCTCGATCGCCTTGCTGGTCATGCGCGCGGCGTGGGGCTCGAGGGGCCGCAGCTCGGCGTGGCTGACGATCGCGGCGTTCATCGCGGTGGTGCTCATCGTCGTCAGCTACGGAGTGCGCGGGTGA
- a CDS encoding ribulose phosphate epimerase: MRTTRLSLLLALLPAIAASGCGTKTDAGASEGSASASASAEGGNEESSSGNSGNSGNSTDPTDATTTGAMDTGDSTGEMTMGGITMGFIQDPDGAGQNNECDIWAQDCPDGEKCMPWASDGGGSWNATRCSPVDPAAASPGDTCTVEGTGVSGIDNCELGSMCWDVDGETNMGTCVPFCMGTEAAPVCSDPATTCTIANEGVIILCLPNCDPLLQDCDEGQACYPVGDAFVCGPDASLEAGVYADPCAFINDCDPGLFCANPALVPDCAGSSGCCSTFCDTTDPGASAACPGASGGQECIAWFDAGQAMPGLENLGFCGIPM, encoded by the coding sequence ATGCGGACGACTCGACTCTCCTTGCTCCTCGCCCTGCTCCCCGCCATCGCGGCCTCCGGCTGCGGCACGAAGACCGACGCCGGTGCGAGCGAGGGCTCGGCCAGTGCCTCGGCCAGCGCCGAGGGCGGCAACGAGGAGAGCAGCTCCGGCAACAGCGGCAACAGCGGCAACAGCACCGACCCCACCGACGCCACCACCACGGGCGCCATGGACACCGGCGACAGCACCGGCGAGATGACCATGGGCGGCATCACGATGGGCTTCATCCAAGACCCGGACGGTGCCGGGCAGAACAACGAGTGCGACATCTGGGCCCAGGACTGTCCCGACGGCGAGAAGTGCATGCCGTGGGCGAGCGACGGCGGCGGCTCGTGGAACGCGACTCGCTGCAGCCCGGTCGACCCGGCCGCGGCGTCGCCGGGTGACACCTGCACCGTCGAGGGCACCGGCGTGTCGGGCATCGACAACTGCGAGCTCGGCTCGATGTGCTGGGACGTCGACGGCGAGACCAACATGGGCACCTGCGTGCCGTTCTGCATGGGCACCGAGGCCGCGCCGGTGTGCTCCGACCCGGCCACGACCTGCACGATCGCCAACGAGGGCGTGATCATCCTGTGCCTGCCCAACTGCGATCCGCTGCTGCAGGACTGCGACGAGGGCCAGGCCTGCTACCCGGTCGGCGACGCGTTCGTGTGCGGCCCCGATGCCTCGCTCGAGGCCGGCGTGTACGCCGACCCGTGCGCGTTCATCAACGACTGCGACCCGGGCCTGTTCTGCGCCAACCCGGCGCTCGTGCCCGACTGCGCCGGTAGCTCGGGCTGCTGCTCGACCTTCTGCGACACCACCGACCCCGGCGCCAGCGCGGCGTGCCCGGGTGCGAGCGGCGGGCAGGAGTGCATCGCCTGGTTCGACGCCGGTCAGGCGATGCCGGGGCTCGAGAACCTCGGCTTCTGCGGCATCCCGATGTAG
- the trxA gene encoding thioredoxin — MSESISHVSDASFKQDVLDANTPVLVDFWAVWCGPCRAIAPHLEALAGELAGKVRIVKLNVDENEQTATNYQIRSIPTLLMFKGGKVVDQMVGNPGSKAKLADFINRHV; from the coding sequence ATGTCCGAATCCATCTCTCACGTCAGCGACGCCAGCTTCAAGCAGGACGTGCTCGACGCCAACACCCCCGTGCTGGTCGACTTCTGGGCGGTGTGGTGTGGCCCCTGCCGTGCGATCGCGCCGCACCTCGAGGCGCTGGCCGGTGAGCTCGCGGGCAAGGTCCGCATCGTCAAGCTCAACGTCGACGAGAACGAGCAGACCGCGACCAACTACCAGATCCGATCGATCCCGACGCTGCTCATGTTCAAGGGCGGCAAGGTCGTCGATCAGATGGTGGGCAACCCCGGCAGCAAGGCCAAGCTCGCCGACTTCATCAACCGCCACGTGTAG
- a CDS encoding DUF4863 family protein produces the protein MTPTNVPQLLELFEPVLASIVAAGEPVDETAAARVRAALEHAWPLHAPSVQALQAALREGIAAGWLCDRGDPDARFCRLAKAGAPTHEHSLDLVCLRGAGMGHAHPRGEITLALPATDTDDGARFDGAPAGWIVSPAGSAHVPTVSGGQMILLYALPGGAVAWNVA, from the coding sequence ATGACCCCGACCAACGTGCCGCAGCTGCTGGAGCTCTTCGAACCCGTACTCGCGAGCATCGTCGCGGCCGGCGAGCCGGTCGACGAGACCGCGGCGGCCCGCGTACGTGCGGCGCTCGAGCACGCGTGGCCGCTGCACGCCCCGAGCGTGCAAGCGCTCCAGGCCGCGCTGCGCGAGGGCATCGCGGCGGGTTGGTTGTGCGATCGCGGGGACCCCGACGCGCGCTTCTGCCGACTCGCGAAGGCCGGCGCACCGACCCACGAGCACTCGCTCGATCTGGTGTGCCTGCGCGGTGCCGGCATGGGCCACGCCCATCCACGGGGCGAGATCACGCTGGCGCTGCCCGCCACCGACACCGACGACGGCGCGCGCTTCGACGGTGCGCCCGCGGGGTGGATCGTCTCGCCGGCGGGATCGGCCCACGTCCCGACCGTCAGCGGCGGACAGATGATCCTCCTCTATGCGCTCCCGGGTGGCGCGGTCGCCTGGAACGTCGCGTGA
- a CDS encoding NUDIX hydrolase, with the protein MLVRPRGDVLECFMLHRSAASPFMPQAWVFPGGRVEDDDGALDEDLTWARAAARECVEEAGIEVSVDALTWFDTWCTPSAEGRRFLARFFVARLEPGEGDHGRADGTETIDGRWWTAAEALAAWAAGNADLPPPTLSTLMRLRDLEMASFAVDDADDLRRPILPKAAIEGGTVQIVMPHDDAYAAIPGEGAPIPLRTRGFPRRFVRKDGRWTPE; encoded by the coding sequence GTGTTGGTGCGACCGCGGGGTGACGTGCTCGAGTGCTTCATGCTGCACCGCTCGGCGGCCAGCCCCTTCATGCCCCAGGCGTGGGTGTTCCCCGGCGGCCGCGTCGAAGACGACGACGGCGCGCTCGACGAGGACCTCACGTGGGCCCGCGCGGCGGCCCGCGAGTGCGTCGAGGAGGCCGGCATCGAGGTCTCGGTCGACGCGCTGACGTGGTTCGACACGTGGTGCACGCCGTCGGCCGAGGGGCGCCGCTTCCTCGCGCGCTTCTTCGTCGCGCGGCTCGAGCCCGGCGAGGGCGATCACGGCCGCGCCGACGGCACCGAGACCATCGACGGTCGCTGGTGGACCGCAGCCGAGGCGCTCGCGGCGTGGGCGGCCGGCAACGCCGATCTCCCGCCGCCGACGCTGTCGACGCTGATGCGGCTGCGCGACCTCGAGATGGCCAGCTTCGCGGTCGACGACGCCGACGACCTGCGACGACCGATCCTGCCGAAGGCCGCGATCGAGGGCGGCACGGTGCAGATCGTCATGCCGCACGATGACGCGTACGCGGCCATTCCCGGTGAGGGTGCGCCGATCCCCCTGCGCACCCGCGGCTTCCCGCGCCGGTTCGTGCGCAAGGACGGACGATGGACCCCCGAGTGA
- a CDS encoding PAS domain-containing protein — protein MAAPPRTSDPASADPVSGQAPPLGHAAEPSARTYAALADALPVAACLLDRAGLVAWHNRAFAELLQRPAGQIDGEPFLGWIGRAGEREGFGRAFMGLREREVGTAFAIDAGLVARLGPPAACRVRAVKLDDGGVGLSCLPIAAALSSPEAELGLAITRGLDAIDQGVLLVEADGRVVHCNPAGATLFGGQIVGRNVMELVEGVASTTLLRALAVARGGSWQGELALRRPDGESLPAELSIAAGSGAKVVLIRDLRERRRREFEARVAAQVDRALVSSSDPRRCVAAAAAALGAAVSAHHMVAIVRHGGDQPRWQRWTVAAGALAHEVELDRAPPAGWGVAGVAEVEPDDDDARAAFGALADVRAALRVALRGPSGVVGHLLLGRVQPGPWDARDRGLIATIAGQLGLGVESALLTLATRELAGYQAMVLDQSAVLIDTVDRHGGVVTWNRASAVLLGIPAEQALGRRFGVEVARARDAAVWDELWATLLRDGGVARELVLLDHADRELPLHLEGRLLRRGQDIAGAVLVGLDLRDRRALEQQILRSQKLAAVGLLAAGIAHEINNPLSGVVGYSTLLLERQLTPDVREKVEKISTSAERCRKIVEGVLLFSRQQEPGVRRKVDLEALLTRVLAIGEYQWRMHNVRILWEAREPVAVMGDADQLEQVVLNLLSNAVDAMPRGGSVRLALTKQPGGGARLTVADEGHGIPEEIQARIFDPFFSTKEIGKGTGLGLAISYGIVQDHGGDIVVESAPGRGATFTVFLPADGSGAPTTPPAPTKPA, from the coding sequence ATGGCCGCCCCGCCGCGAACCTCCGACCCCGCCTCCGCGGATCCCGTGTCGGGCCAGGCGCCGCCGCTGGGGCACGCCGCAGAGCCGTCCGCGCGCACGTACGCCGCGCTTGCCGACGCGCTGCCGGTGGCGGCGTGCCTGCTCGATCGCGCGGGCCTGGTCGCGTGGCACAACCGCGCGTTCGCGGAGCTGCTGCAGCGACCCGCGGGACAGATCGACGGTGAGCCGTTCCTCGGCTGGATCGGTCGTGCCGGCGAGCGCGAGGGCTTCGGCCGCGCGTTCATGGGGCTGCGCGAGCGCGAGGTCGGCACCGCATTCGCCATCGACGCCGGGCTGGTCGCGCGGCTCGGTCCGCCCGCGGCCTGCCGTGTGCGCGCGGTCAAGCTCGACGACGGCGGCGTGGGCCTGTCGTGCCTGCCGATCGCCGCCGCCCTGAGCTCACCGGAGGCCGAGCTCGGGCTGGCGATCACCCGCGGCCTCGATGCGATCGATCAGGGCGTGCTGCTGGTCGAGGCCGACGGTCGCGTGGTGCACTGCAACCCCGCCGGTGCGACGCTGTTCGGGGGACAGATCGTCGGTCGCAACGTGATGGAGCTGGTCGAGGGTGTCGCCAGCACGACGCTGCTGCGCGCACTCGCGGTCGCCCGCGGCGGCTCGTGGCAGGGCGAGCTCGCGCTGCGGCGCCCCGACGGTGAGTCGTTGCCGGCCGAGCTCTCGATCGCGGCCGGCAGCGGCGCCAAGGTGGTGCTGATCCGCGACCTCCGCGAGCGACGACGCCGCGAGTTCGAGGCCCGTGTGGCGGCGCAGGTCGATCGTGCGTTGGTGTCGTCGTCGGATCCACGGCGCTGCGTGGCCGCGGCGGCGGCGGCCCTGGGCGCGGCGGTGTCGGCCCACCACATGGTCGCGATCGTGCGGCACGGCGGCGACCAACCCCGCTGGCAGCGCTGGACGGTGGCCGCGGGAGCGCTCGCCCACGAGGTCGAGCTCGACCGCGCACCGCCGGCGGGCTGGGGCGTCGCGGGGGTCGCAGAGGTCGAGCCCGACGACGACGACGCGCGCGCGGCCTTCGGAGCGCTCGCCGACGTGCGCGCGGCGCTGCGGGTCGCGCTGCGCGGCCCGTCGGGCGTGGTTGGCCACCTCCTGCTCGGCCGCGTGCAGCCGGGGCCGTGGGACGCCCGCGACCGCGGGCTCATCGCCACCATCGCGGGCCAGCTCGGCCTGGGTGTCGAGAGCGCCCTGCTGACGCTCGCGACCCGCGAGCTCGCCGGCTACCAGGCGATGGTGCTCGACCAGAGCGCCGTGCTCATCGACACCGTCGATCGCCACGGCGGCGTCGTGACGTGGAACCGTGCGAGCGCGGTGCTGCTGGGCATCCCCGCCGAGCAGGCGCTCGGCCGTCGCTTCGGTGTCGAGGTGGCGCGAGCCCGCGACGCCGCGGTCTGGGACGAGCTGTGGGCGACGCTGCTGCGCGACGGTGGGGTCGCCCGCGAGCTCGTGCTGCTCGACCACGCCGACCGCGAGCTGCCGCTGCACCTCGAGGGGCGCTTGCTGCGGCGCGGGCAGGACATCGCCGGCGCGGTGTTGGTGGGCCTCGATCTCCGCGATCGCCGGGCGCTCGAGCAACAGATCCTGCGCTCGCAGAAGCTCGCCGCGGTCGGTCTGCTCGCGGCGGGCATCGCCCACGAGATCAACAACCCGCTGTCCGGCGTGGTCGGTTACAGCACACTGCTGCTCGAGCGCCAGCTGACGCCCGACGTGCGCGAGAAGGTCGAGAAGATCAGCACCAGCGCCGAGCGCTGCCGCAAGATCGTCGAGGGTGTGCTGCTGTTCTCGCGGCAGCAGGAGCCCGGGGTGCGGCGCAAGGTCGACCTCGAGGCCCTGCTCACGCGCGTGCTGGCGATCGGCGAGTACCAGTGGCGCATGCACAACGTGCGCATCCTCTGGGAGGCCCGCGAGCCGGTCGCGGTCATGGGGGACGCCGATCAGCTCGAGCAGGTGGTCTTGAACCTGCTTTCCAACGCGGTCGACGCGATGCCGCGCGGCGGCAGCGTCCGCCTGGCCCTGACCAAGCAGCCAGGTGGCGGCGCGCGCCTGACGGTGGCCGACGAGGGCCACGGGATCCCCGAGGAGATCCAAGCACGTATCTTCGATCCGTTCTTCAGCACCAAGGAGATCGGCAAGGGCACCGGCCTGGGGCTTGCGATCTCCTACGGAATCGTACAAGACCACGGCGGCGACATCGTCGTCGAGTCGGCGCCCGGCAGGGGCGCGACCTTCACCGTGTTCTTGCCCGCCGACGGCTCCGGCGCCCCGACGACCCCGCCGGCTCCGACGAAGCCGGCCTAG
- a CDS encoding glutamyl-tRNA reductase, with translation MSGDIIAVGLNHKSAPVELREQLAIGDEDHARVLQGLRERADLAEAMVVSTCNRVEIYAVPGRGSLPHHVMPLLAELQRTDGTPLHEHAFVRTATDAARHIFRVTASLESLVVGEPQILGQVKDAFDRAREHGSIGPVLDRCMSLAFKSAKRVRSETEIARGAANVSSVAVDLARSIFGELTGCMALVVGAGEMAEQAAVHLQSGGVAEIAVVNRSAARGEVLAEKVNGHYEPWDRLAAELVRADIVIASTGATVPVIDRALLKPVVKSRRGRPLFLVDIAVPRDVAADVAGMPQVFVYNVDDLQQIVHDNMRSRRGEAERAAAMVEEEVAGFLQWLRTRTVGPMLGQLQAFGREVAEAELRKVLPKLGALSPEQQAAVEQLARAVVQKLLHRPMASVRKAGGDGAGGSFDAVALAEALAQAFELQEPAVTPVPSPTPAVAEGS, from the coding sequence GTGAGCGGCGACATCATCGCGGTCGGCTTGAACCACAAGAGCGCGCCCGTCGAGCTGCGCGAGCAGCTCGCGATCGGCGACGAGGACCACGCCCGCGTGCTGCAGGGCCTGCGCGAGCGGGCCGACCTCGCCGAGGCGATGGTGGTCTCGACCTGCAACCGCGTCGAGATCTACGCGGTGCCGGGCCGCGGTAGCCTGCCGCATCACGTGATGCCGCTGCTCGCCGAGCTGCAGCGCACCGACGGCACGCCACTGCACGAGCACGCGTTCGTGCGGACCGCCACCGATGCCGCGCGCCACATCTTCCGCGTGACCGCGAGCCTCGAGAGCCTGGTGGTGGGGGAGCCGCAGATCCTCGGGCAGGTCAAGGATGCGTTCGACCGCGCGCGCGAGCACGGCAGCATCGGCCCGGTGCTCGATCGCTGCATGAGCCTGGCGTTCAAGTCGGCCAAGCGGGTGCGCTCGGAGACCGAGATCGCCCGCGGCGCGGCCAACGTGTCGTCGGTCGCGGTCGACCTCGCGCGCAGCATCTTCGGCGAGCTCACGGGCTGCATGGCGCTGGTGGTCGGCGCCGGCGAGATGGCCGAGCAGGCCGCGGTGCACCTGCAGAGCGGCGGCGTCGCCGAGATCGCGGTGGTGAACCGCTCGGCGGCGCGCGGCGAGGTGTTGGCCGAGAAGGTCAACGGGCACTACGAGCCCTGGGATCGACTCGCCGCCGAGCTCGTGCGCGCCGACATCGTGATCGCGAGCACCGGAGCGACCGTGCCGGTCATCGATCGCGCGCTGCTCAAGCCGGTGGTCAAGTCGCGCCGTGGTCGGCCGCTGTTCCTGGTCGACATCGCGGTGCCGCGCGACGTCGCGGCCGACGTCGCGGGCATGCCACAGGTGTTCGTCTACAACGTCGACGACCTGCAGCAGATCGTCCACGACAACATGCGATCGCGCCGTGGCGAGGCCGAGCGCGCGGCGGCGATGGTCGAGGAGGAGGTCGCCGGCTTCCTGCAGTGGCTGCGCACGCGCACCGTCGGCCCCATGCTCGGACAGCTGCAGGCGTTCGGTCGCGAGGTCGCCGAGGCCGAGCTGCGCAAGGTGCTGCCCAAGCTGGGCGCGCTGTCGCCCGAGCAGCAGGCGGCGGTCGAGCAGCTCGCGCGCGCGGTGGTGCAGAAGCTTCTGCACCGGCCGATGGCCAGCGTTCGCAAGGCCGGTGGCGATGGTGCCGGCGGCAGCTTCGATGCGGTCGCGCTGGCCGAGGCGCTGGCGCAGGCGTTCGAGCTGCAGGAGCCCGCAGTCACGCCGGTGCCGTCACCCACCCCCGCGGTCGCCGAGGGCTCCTAG
- the lon gene encoding endopeptidase La, with product MAPPPNQPPNQPPVVRPRAGVLPLLPLRTLTLLPGLAQPVELGRAASVDAVRRARERGSDDPLQNLVVVATHRDAMVERPRRDDLHPIGVLAEITQALQGMPGRMTAVVRGIERVRILDVEVGASRCDAQFQRAHETMGDPTLAYAYTGALQDLVKQYESLQATSSKNRTRAQALAVLLAERAPATVADLAAAHVGLEHGEIVDILHELQISERLRKVIEFLSHRVHVLQVRRDLDRHVREHLSRHEQEALLRHKLRAIRSELGEAEEDEHWIDELEQRIGLAELTAEARALADRELGRLRRMNPQSGEATISRTWLELVADLPWGASQTRPDVVDIAAARDLLEREHYGLEKVKKRLIEYLGVRKLAPGKRGPILCLVGPPGVGKTSLGRSIASALGRKFVRASLGGVRDDAEIRGHRRTYVGALPGRILQSMRRAGSTNPVFLLDEIDKLAAPDLRGDPAGALLEALDPEQNAAFEDHYLGCGYDLSKVIFVCTANDLGPIPVVLRDRLEIIELTGYTIAEKVAIARDYLVPRAIAEHGLAAGAVPISDDVLEALVVLYTRESGVRNLQREVEALLRDTAMSMAEGAATGAPITVEDLARVLGPARYHDEILDKQPSVGTAVGLGWTPVGGRLLFVEAATTPGDGHVRLTGRLGEVMRESAETALSLVRSRAESFGIDRMFLRDRDVHVHFPDGGVPKDGPSGGITVTTALVSTLTGRPVRTDLAMTGEITLRGKVLPIGGVREKVLAAHRAGIRDVVLPHGNRKDEPEIPAAVRDGVTLHFVSGIDEVLALALLERPPADA from the coding sequence ATGGCTCCCCCGCCGAATCAGCCGCCGAATCAGCCGCCCGTCGTGCGCCCCCGCGCCGGTGTGCTGCCGCTGCTGCCGCTGCGTACCCTGACGCTGCTGCCCGGGCTCGCGCAGCCGGTCGAGCTCGGGCGCGCGGCCTCGGTCGACGCGGTCCGACGCGCGCGCGAGCGCGGCAGCGACGATCCGCTGCAGAACCTCGTGGTGGTCGCCACCCACCGAGACGCGATGGTCGAGCGACCGCGCCGTGACGATCTCCACCCCATCGGCGTGCTCGCGGAGATCACCCAGGCCCTGCAGGGCATGCCGGGCCGCATGACCGCGGTGGTTCGCGGCATCGAGCGCGTCCGCATCCTCGACGTCGAGGTCGGCGCGAGCCGCTGCGACGCACAGTTCCAGCGCGCCCACGAGACCATGGGCGACCCGACCCTCGCGTATGCGTACACCGGCGCGCTGCAAGACCTGGTGAAGCAGTACGAGAGCCTGCAGGCCACCAGCAGCAAGAACCGCACCCGCGCGCAGGCGCTGGCGGTGCTGCTGGCCGAGCGCGCGCCCGCGACCGTGGCCGACCTCGCCGCCGCCCACGTCGGGCTCGAGCACGGCGAGATCGTCGACATCCTCCACGAGCTGCAGATCAGCGAGCGGCTGCGCAAGGTCATCGAGTTCCTCAGTCACCGCGTGCACGTGCTGCAAGTGCGTCGCGACCTCGACCGCCACGTGCGCGAGCACCTCTCGCGCCACGAGCAAGAGGCGCTGCTGCGACACAAGCTGCGGGCGATCCGCTCGGAGCTCGGCGAGGCCGAGGAGGACGAGCACTGGATCGACGAGCTCGAGCAGCGCATCGGCTTGGCGGAGCTCACCGCCGAGGCCCGTGCGCTGGCGGATCGGGAGCTCGGCCGCCTGCGCCGCATGAACCCGCAGAGCGGTGAGGCCACCATCAGTCGCACCTGGCTGGAGCTGGTCGCGGATCTTCCGTGGGGCGCGAGCCAGACCCGGCCGGACGTGGTCGACATCGCCGCCGCGCGCGACCTGCTCGAGCGCGAGCACTACGGCCTCGAGAAGGTGAAGAAGCGCCTCATCGAATACCTCGGCGTCCGCAAGCTCGCGCCTGGCAAGCGCGGGCCGATCCTCTGCCTGGTCGGGCCCCCGGGCGTCGGCAAGACCTCGCTCGGCCGCAGCATCGCGAGCGCGCTGGGCCGCAAGTTCGTGCGCGCGTCACTGGGTGGCGTCCGCGACGACGCCGAGATCCGCGGCCATCGGCGCACCTACGTCGGCGCGCTGCCGGGACGCATCCTGCAGTCGATGCGGCGCGCCGGCTCGACCAACCCGGTGTTCCTGCTCGACGAGATCGACAAGCTCGCGGCGCCGGACCTCCGTGGCGATCCCGCGGGGGCCCTGCTCGAGGCGCTCGACCCCGAGCAGAACGCGGCCTTCGAGGACCACTACCTCGGCTGCGGCTACGACCTCTCGAAGGTCATCTTCGTGTGCACCGCCAACGACCTGGGCCCGATCCCCGTGGTCCTGCGCGACCGCCTCGAGATCATCGAGCTGACCGGCTACACCATCGCCGAGAAGGTCGCCATCGCCCGCGACTACCTGGTCCCGCGGGCGATCGCCGAGCACGGCCTCGCGGCCGGGGCGGTGCCGATCTCCGACGACGTGCTCGAGGCGCTGGTGGTGCTCTACACCCGCGAGTCGGGCGTGCGAAACCTGCAGCGCGAGGTCGAGGCGCTGCTCCGCGACACCGCGATGTCGATGGCCGAGGGTGCGGCCACCGGTGCGCCGATCACCGTCGAAGACCTCGCGCGCGTGCTGGGCCCCGCGCGCTACCACGACGAGATCCTCGACAAGCAGCCGAGCGTCGGCACCGCGGTCGGGCTGGGCTGGACCCCGGTCGGCGGCCGCCTGCTGTTCGTCGAGGCCGCGACCACGCCCGGCGACGGCCACGTGCGCCTCACCGGCCGACTCGGCGAGGTCATGCGCGAGTCGGCCGAGACCGCGCTGTCGCTGGTGCGCAGCCGCGCGGAGTCGTTCGGCATCGACCGCATGTTCCTGCGCGACCGCGACGTGCACGTGCACTTCCCCGACGGCGGCGTGCCCAAGGACGGACCGAGCGGCGGCATCACGGTGACGACCGCACTGGTCTCGACCCTCACCGGTCGGCCAGTGCGCACGGATCTCGCGATGACCGGCGAGATCACCTTGCGCGGCAAGGTGCTGCCGATCGGTGGTGTGCGCGAGAAGGTGCTCGCCGCCCACCGCGCCGGCATCCGCGACGTCGTGCTGCCCCACGGCAACCGCAAGGACGAGCCGGAGATCCCCGCCGCGGTGCGCGACGGCGTCACGCTGCACTTCGTGTCGGGCATCGACGAGGTGCTCGCGCTGGCCCTCCTGGAACGGCCCCCCGCCGACGCGTGA